Proteins from a genomic interval of Equus quagga isolate Etosha38 chromosome 13, UCLA_HA_Equagga_1.0, whole genome shotgun sequence:
- the KPRP gene encoding keratinocyte proline-rich protein isoform X1: MGILLSSAASCAGHWSRPPACIRTMCDQQQIQCCLPLPNCCAKGSFFCPSQAPCAKSQLVVQVPCEVQIVECPAPCPAQVSQVKCQAPRQSKTLQVKSQAPCQSETKQVKSQAPCQSETTQVKCQAPCQSEVSYVQCEAPCPVETCYVECPPVCYTETYLECPIQTYIPCLVPQPAQTYIESPPVCQIEGFSTQGPYQGSYSSSAPQRQSRAAFSAYAPQYQIQDSYRSFTAQRRPQSTGRCLPPRQLQPSYRSCSPPRRSEPHYSSCLPSRRSSGSYNYCTPPRRSEPIYNSDCSRGPSSGGSQRCGPKCRIEISSPRCPKQVPPQKCSVQIPPIRRCSESCASRPSWGTSCPDLRPRVEPHPLPSFRPPRRLDQCPEPSLPRCPLPVPRPYPRPEPCISPEPRPCPPPRQLSEPYLCPEPRPAPRHRPGQCELPELRPRPQPCERPEPRPLPEPVPLPAPCPSPEPCVEPRRYPSPCLGSNPIPYPEDLGCCESSPCRLDTEAPSCGPAGYDQWRESGAGCGSCDVFPEPWGLGGGGDQRGTYAGVKGGAPAGAKGSYF, translated from the exons ATGGGAATCCTCTTGTCATCAGCAGCCTCTTGTGCTGGACACTG GTCCCGCCCACCTGCCTGCATCAGAACCATGTGTGACCAGCAGCAGATTCAGTGTTGCCTGCCACTCCCCAACTGCTGTGCGAAGGGTTCCTTCTTCTGCCCTTCCCAGGCCCCCTGTGCCAAGAGCCAGCTGGTGGTCCAAGTCCCTTGTGAGGTGCAAATTGTGGAATGCCCTGCACCATGCCCAGCTCAAGTTTCCCAGGTGAAGTGCCAGGCTCCACGCCAGTCTAAGACGCTACAGGTGAAGTCTCAGGCACCATGCCAATCTGAGACCAAACAGGTGAAGTCCCAGGCACCATGTCAGTCTGAGACCACCCAAGTGAAGTGCCAGGCTCCATGCCAGTCTGAGGTTTCCTATGTGCAATGTGAAGCTCCATGTCCTGTTGAGACCTGCTACGTAGAATGTCCTCCAGTTTGTTACACAGAAACTTATCTGGAATGCCCTATCCAGACTTATATACCGTGTCTAGTTCCTCAGCCTGCCCAGACTTACATAGAGAGTCCCCCAGTGTGCCAGATTGAGGGATTTTCCACCCAGGGCCCATATCAGGGCTCCTACAGCAGCAGCGCCCCCCAGCGTCAGTCCCGGGCTGCATTTAGCGCTTACGCACCCCAATACCAGATCCAGGACTCTTACCGGAGCTTCACCGCACAGCGTCGCCCTCAGAGCACCGGCAGATGCCTCCCTCCTCGCCAGCTGCAGCCTTCTTACCGCAGCTGTTCCCCACCACGACGTTCTGAGCCCCACTACAGCAGCTGCCTGCCATCAAGACGCTCTTCAGGTTCCTATAACTACTGCACCCCACCCCGCCGCTCTGAGCCCATCTATAACAGTGACTGTTCTCGGGGTCCTTCTTCAGGCGGCTCTCAGAGATGCGGACCCAAGTGTCGAATAGAGATTTCCTCCCCGCGCTGCCCCAAGCAGGTTCCCCCACAAAAGTGTTCTGTTCAGATTCCTCCCATAAGACGCTGCTCTGAGAGTTGTGCCTCACGACCCTCCTGGGGTACCTCCTGCCCAGACCTGAGGCCACGTGTAGAGCCGCATCCACTCCCAAGCTTCCGTCCACCCCGGCGTCTGGACCAATGTCCAGAGCCATCACTACCGAGATGTCCACTTCCTGTCCCACGTCCATATCCACGTCCAGAACCATGCATAAGTCCAGAGCCCCGCCCATGCCCTCCACCACGGCAACTTTCAGAACCCTATCTGTGTCCGGAACCACGTCCAGCCCCACGTCATCGCCCAGGGCAGTGTGAGCTTCCAGAGCTACGTCCACGTCCGCAGCCCTGTGAACGCCCAGAACCTCGCCCGCTTCCGGAGCCAGTCCCCCTTCCAGCACCCTGCCCAAGCCCAGAGCCATGCGTGGAGCCTAGGCGCTATCCCAGCCCGTGCTTGGGCTCAAATCCAATTCCATACCCAGAAGACCTAGGCTGCTGTGAGTCCAGTCCATGCCGCCTGGACACAGAGGCCCCCAGCTGTGGCCCAGCTGGTTATGATCAGTGGCGAGAGAGTGGTGCTGGCTGTGGATCTTGTGATGTGTTTCCAGAGCCGTGGGGTCTGGGTGGTGGTGGAGACCAAAGAGGCACTTATGCTGGAGTGAAAGGTGGGGCACCTGCTGGAGCAAAGGGttcctatttttaa
- the KPRP gene encoding keratinocyte proline-rich protein isoform X2 gives MCDQQQIQCCLPLPNCCAKGSFFCPSQAPCAKSQLVVQVPCEVQIVECPAPCPAQVSQVKCQAPRQSKTLQVKSQAPCQSETKQVKSQAPCQSETTQVKCQAPCQSEVSYVQCEAPCPVETCYVECPPVCYTETYLECPIQTYIPCLVPQPAQTYIESPPVCQIEGFSTQGPYQGSYSSSAPQRQSRAAFSAYAPQYQIQDSYRSFTAQRRPQSTGRCLPPRQLQPSYRSCSPPRRSEPHYSSCLPSRRSSGSYNYCTPPRRSEPIYNSDCSRGPSSGGSQRCGPKCRIEISSPRCPKQVPPQKCSVQIPPIRRCSESCASRPSWGTSCPDLRPRVEPHPLPSFRPPRRLDQCPEPSLPRCPLPVPRPYPRPEPCISPEPRPCPPPRQLSEPYLCPEPRPAPRHRPGQCELPELRPRPQPCERPEPRPLPEPVPLPAPCPSPEPCVEPRRYPSPCLGSNPIPYPEDLGCCESSPCRLDTEAPSCGPAGYDQWRESGAGCGSCDVFPEPWGLGGGGDQRGTYAGVKGGAPAGAKGSYF, from the coding sequence ATGTGTGACCAGCAGCAGATTCAGTGTTGCCTGCCACTCCCCAACTGCTGTGCGAAGGGTTCCTTCTTCTGCCCTTCCCAGGCCCCCTGTGCCAAGAGCCAGCTGGTGGTCCAAGTCCCTTGTGAGGTGCAAATTGTGGAATGCCCTGCACCATGCCCAGCTCAAGTTTCCCAGGTGAAGTGCCAGGCTCCACGCCAGTCTAAGACGCTACAGGTGAAGTCTCAGGCACCATGCCAATCTGAGACCAAACAGGTGAAGTCCCAGGCACCATGTCAGTCTGAGACCACCCAAGTGAAGTGCCAGGCTCCATGCCAGTCTGAGGTTTCCTATGTGCAATGTGAAGCTCCATGTCCTGTTGAGACCTGCTACGTAGAATGTCCTCCAGTTTGTTACACAGAAACTTATCTGGAATGCCCTATCCAGACTTATATACCGTGTCTAGTTCCTCAGCCTGCCCAGACTTACATAGAGAGTCCCCCAGTGTGCCAGATTGAGGGATTTTCCACCCAGGGCCCATATCAGGGCTCCTACAGCAGCAGCGCCCCCCAGCGTCAGTCCCGGGCTGCATTTAGCGCTTACGCACCCCAATACCAGATCCAGGACTCTTACCGGAGCTTCACCGCACAGCGTCGCCCTCAGAGCACCGGCAGATGCCTCCCTCCTCGCCAGCTGCAGCCTTCTTACCGCAGCTGTTCCCCACCACGACGTTCTGAGCCCCACTACAGCAGCTGCCTGCCATCAAGACGCTCTTCAGGTTCCTATAACTACTGCACCCCACCCCGCCGCTCTGAGCCCATCTATAACAGTGACTGTTCTCGGGGTCCTTCTTCAGGCGGCTCTCAGAGATGCGGACCCAAGTGTCGAATAGAGATTTCCTCCCCGCGCTGCCCCAAGCAGGTTCCCCCACAAAAGTGTTCTGTTCAGATTCCTCCCATAAGACGCTGCTCTGAGAGTTGTGCCTCACGACCCTCCTGGGGTACCTCCTGCCCAGACCTGAGGCCACGTGTAGAGCCGCATCCACTCCCAAGCTTCCGTCCACCCCGGCGTCTGGACCAATGTCCAGAGCCATCACTACCGAGATGTCCACTTCCTGTCCCACGTCCATATCCACGTCCAGAACCATGCATAAGTCCAGAGCCCCGCCCATGCCCTCCACCACGGCAACTTTCAGAACCCTATCTGTGTCCGGAACCACGTCCAGCCCCACGTCATCGCCCAGGGCAGTGTGAGCTTCCAGAGCTACGTCCACGTCCGCAGCCCTGTGAACGCCCAGAACCTCGCCCGCTTCCGGAGCCAGTCCCCCTTCCAGCACCCTGCCCAAGCCCAGAGCCATGCGTGGAGCCTAGGCGCTATCCCAGCCCGTGCTTGGGCTCAAATCCAATTCCATACCCAGAAGACCTAGGCTGCTGTGAGTCCAGTCCATGCCGCCTGGACACAGAGGCCCCCAGCTGTGGCCCAGCTGGTTATGATCAGTGGCGAGAGAGTGGTGCTGGCTGTGGATCTTGTGATGTGTTTCCAGAGCCGTGGGGTCTGGGTGGTGGTGGAGACCAAAGAGGCACTTATGCTGGAGTGAAAGGTGGGGCACCTGCTGGAGCAAAGGGttcctatttttaa